The window cttttatatattttgtggttaattttactatttaaagataattattttattctttcctGTTTATTTTATAACAACAATGAATTCAtcaaaattataaacagtttcAAAGATTTATGTCTAAGCTACACTAATGCCTGTTTTCCACTTACCTCCATTGGTCTTGATTTTTGACTGCTCCAGTTTGGTGATGATGCTTTCATTTGCACCAGAAAGCTGAAAAACACATTCGTAcctcttcttttctgttgtgtCTAATAAAAGTTTCAGATCAGTGCTCATCTGAAAGGTCCCGTCATTGTTTGGGAGGATCTCTCCGGTCTCCACTCCTTCGGTTATCTCCTTTCCATCTTTCCTCCAGAACATCACAGCTCTGTTGGGGTAAAAGCCTGTAGCGTGACATCTGACCGGGGACAGGAAATTCTTCTGGAGGAGAAACACTGATGGAGTCTCTGATAAAAGAAAACCATCCATGAGTTAAATTGTTATTACCGGTACTCTCATGCTATGCTCTCAGTGGCAGCCAGtgaagcagccacttccaatgaagagtctttgtaaatgtatgttttgggcttccgcgttcaaagcTCATTCGTTTGTGCTTTGCAACACAAGTTTTAAGTCCGTTTTTGGACTCTACATCCAAAACACGTGGCCATTGAAATTTAAACCTGTTGAACTTTGATCACTCAGGGACCCTGGATCCTGACTTCTCCCGTTTCTCCTTTGAGGCTCCTACTTGTTGTCGACCCCTGCccgcctgaccctgatttagctttatggacttttagctgagctaataaacctgctacAACTGGAACCCGCCGTCCTGTTTATCATAAGTCTTGTATAGTTTTTGgctaaatatatatttctttactGTTAACAGTTTTGGTTGTGAAGGACAAGAGTTGcttctcatttttaaacaataatcaTGCCAGGCAGCAGCTGATTGTTAATTAGACTACAATGTTTTGcacagttgtttttctttctttctgtgtaTTAGCACTGCTTCATGAGCCTTTGTGCAAATATGAAGCTGAATTTGCAACCAGTATTTCTATCTGTGTAAAACATCTTGCTGTGTTTCAGATCAAGAAATACCAACAGCACAAAATGATCtcacatgaaaatgaaaatgttctcaaATAACGATGctcaaataaagttttggaCCTTTGACTGCCGAGTGTCACTAACAACCTCACTGCACTGGTTCCAACAACTTTCAGACTTGCGTTACCAAATAAACACACAGGTTTGGtgagaaaaacaaggaaaatgtgaataaaattgAAAGAAAGCCGCACAATTgatgatggtaaaaaaaagagagacataAAATAATGTATCTACTGTATATATGATAGATACATAGGGGCTTGGGACGCACCTGTTCTCAGCAATGTGCTCTTCCCATAGCTCACATACTTCTTAAGATGATCAGGACACCCCTGGGACAGATAGGTGTTCATTCGTATGGCCCAGCCTTTATCTTTgtcctttttgtgttt is drawn from Oryzias latipes chromosome 22, ASM223467v1 and contains these coding sequences:
- the LOC101169825 gene encoding BOLA class I histocompatibility antigen, alpha chain BL3-7-like isoform X2, producing the protein MYGCEWDDETGSIKGWWQFGYNGEDLMALDLKTNTGTAQTPAATFHKHKKDKDKGWAIRMNTYLSQGCPDHLKKYVSYGKSTLLRTETPSVFLLQKNFLSPVRCHATGFYPNRAVMFWRKDGKEITEGVETGEILPNNDGTFQMSTDLKLLLDTTEKKRYECVFQLSGANESIITKLEQSKIKTNGANPYEVTISVVFAVIIFAAVIADWLIVYKGRKGFQMKSALKKKGTPLISWIYYVFITFI